CGATCCCGAAGTTCGCCAATACGAAGGAGAAGGCCTACATCGCGGGCATGAAGGCCGACCTTCGGAACCTGGTCACGGCCCAGGAGGCGTACTTCGCCGACAACGTGACCTACGCGTCGGTGCTGTCGAACCTCAACTACAACGTCTCGGCCGGCAACACG
This sequence is a window from Gemmatimonadales bacterium. Protein-coding genes within it:
- a CDS encoding prepilin-type N-terminal cleavage/methylation domain-containing protein: MRSTKGFTLIELLIVVVIIGILAAIAIPKFANTKEKAYIAGMKADLRNLVTAQEAYFADNVTYASVLSNLNYNVSAGNT